Proteins encoded together in one Hymenobacter monticola window:
- a CDS encoding type II toxin-antitoxin system Phd/YefM family antitoxin: MKITLEVPDNKAAFMMELLQSLPFVKATPARTKAKPQDETEYLLSNPANARELLESIEQIRQGQTVPMKELS, translated from the coding sequence ATGAAAATCACGCTGGAAGTCCCCGATAACAAAGCGGCCTTTATGATGGAGCTGCTGCAAAGCCTGCCGTTCGTGAAAGCCACTCCGGCCCGCACGAAAGCCAAGCCGCAGGACGAAACGGAGTACTTGTTGAGCAACCCCGCCAATGCCCGCGAATTGCTGGAATCTATTGAGCAGATTCGGCAGGGGCAGACCGTGCCGATGAAAGAGCTGAGCTAA
- a CDS encoding M1 family metallopeptidase, with protein MRRFLLAGLGLALTGLLPAAAQTTNSGTDKFAQLETMLPTPNSYRTASGAPGSDYWQQRADYDIKVTLDDAKQAITGRETITYTNLSPDVLPYLWVQLDQNIWDKNSMTTATEVNSLSDKVSFRTLETLVDDFDGGFRIESVTGKDGKALHTVTNHTMMRVDLPAPLRPHQSVSFSVKWHYNINDATKGGRCGYEYFPADKNYLYEMAQFYPRMAVYSDNQGWQHKQFLGTGEFTLPFGDYKVSITAPADHVVGATGTLQNAAQVMSATQLKRMEQAKTAKKPVLIVSQDEAVKAEGGRATGTKTWTYVAKNVRDFAWCSSRKFIWDAMQITQSGKPVLCMSYYPKEGNPLWGQYSTQVVAHTIKTYSKYTIPYAYPVAISVHGAIGGMEYPMICFNGGRPQKDGTYSAQVKYGMISVIIHEVGHNFFPMIVNSDERQWSWMDEGLNSFTQFLTEQEWERNYPSRRGEPRNIAAYMATDKSLQTPIMTNSESVLQFGNNAYGKPATALNILRETVMGRELFDYAFKTYAQRWAYKHPTPADFFRTMEDASAVDLDWFWRGWFYTTEHTDLALESVKAYSASTGNPQVENARLQQQKAAAPQSISAQRNATEIPKTLVEEKPELKDFYNSYDPLAVTPADQQRYATMLSTLTDEQKQRLGDAQNFYELSFRNVGGLVMPIVLQMTYADNTQEIQTIPAEIWRRNNAEVTKVIVTKKPVISFVIDPFQQTADTDLSNNAFPRQPAASRFELFQQQQQQSPPNPMQQQTSRTSSPMQKLEQKPVGSGQ; from the coding sequence ATGCGTCGTTTTCTATTAGCCGGCCTGGGGTTGGCGCTGACGGGCCTGCTGCCCGCCGCCGCGCAAACCACCAACTCCGGTACCGATAAATTCGCGCAGCTCGAAACGATGCTGCCGACCCCCAACAGCTACCGCACCGCCAGCGGCGCCCCCGGCTCCGACTACTGGCAGCAACGCGCCGACTACGACATCAAAGTCACCCTGGATGATGCCAAGCAGGCCATCACGGGCCGCGAAACCATCACCTACACCAACCTCTCGCCCGACGTGCTGCCCTACCTCTGGGTGCAGCTCGACCAGAACATCTGGGACAAAAACTCGATGACGACGGCCACCGAGGTGAATTCGCTGAGCGACAAGGTGTCCTTCCGCACCCTCGAAACGCTGGTGGATGACTTCGACGGCGGCTTCCGCATCGAAAGCGTGACCGGCAAAGACGGCAAGGCCCTGCACACCGTCACGAACCACACCATGATGCGCGTGGACCTGCCCGCGCCGCTGCGGCCCCACCAGTCGGTGTCGTTCAGCGTGAAGTGGCACTACAACATCAACGACGCCACCAAGGGCGGCCGCTGCGGCTACGAGTACTTCCCGGCCGACAAGAACTACCTCTACGAGATGGCCCAGTTCTACCCGCGCATGGCCGTGTATTCCGATAACCAGGGCTGGCAGCACAAGCAGTTCCTCGGAACCGGCGAATTCACGCTGCCCTTCGGCGACTACAAGGTGAGCATCACCGCCCCGGCCGACCACGTGGTGGGCGCCACCGGCACCCTGCAAAACGCCGCCCAGGTGATGAGCGCGACGCAGCTGAAGCGCATGGAGCAGGCTAAAACGGCCAAGAAGCCGGTGCTCATCGTGAGCCAGGACGAGGCCGTGAAAGCCGAAGGCGGCCGCGCCACCGGCACCAAAACCTGGACCTACGTGGCCAAAAACGTGCGTGATTTTGCCTGGTGCAGCTCGCGCAAGTTCATCTGGGACGCCATGCAAATCACGCAGAGCGGCAAGCCCGTGCTGTGCATGAGCTACTACCCCAAGGAAGGCAACCCGCTGTGGGGCCAATACTCGACGCAGGTGGTGGCCCACACCATCAAAACTTACTCGAAATACACCATTCCCTACGCCTACCCGGTGGCCATTTCGGTGCACGGCGCCATCGGCGGCATGGAGTATCCCATGATTTGCTTCAACGGCGGCCGGCCCCAGAAGGATGGCACCTACTCGGCGCAGGTGAAATACGGGATGATTTCGGTGATTATCCACGAAGTGGGCCACAACTTCTTCCCCATGATTGTGAACTCCGACGAGCGGCAGTGGAGCTGGATGGACGAGGGCCTGAACTCCTTCACGCAGTTCCTCACCGAGCAGGAGTGGGAGCGCAACTACCCCAGCCGCCGCGGCGAGCCCCGCAACATCGCGGCCTACATGGCCACCGATAAGAGCCTGCAAACCCCGATTATGACCAACTCGGAATCGGTGCTGCAGTTCGGCAACAACGCCTACGGCAAGCCCGCCACGGCCCTCAACATCCTGCGCGAGACGGTGATGGGCCGCGAGCTGTTCGACTACGCTTTCAAAACCTACGCCCAGCGTTGGGCCTACAAGCACCCCACGCCGGCCGACTTCTTCCGCACCATGGAAGACGCTTCGGCCGTGGACCTGGACTGGTTCTGGCGCGGCTGGTTCTACACCACTGAGCACACCGACCTGGCCCTCGAATCGGTGAAAGCCTACAGCGCCAGCACCGGCAACCCGCAGGTGGAAAACGCCCGCCTGCAGCAGCAAAAAGCCGCCGCGCCGCAGTCCATCTCGGCCCAGCGCAACGCCACCGAAATCCCGAAAACGCTGGTGGAGGAGAAGCCCGAGCTCAAGGATTTCTACAACAGCTACGACCCGCTGGCCGTGACGCCCGCCGACCAGCAGCGCTACGCCACGATGCTCAGCACCCTCACCGACGAGCAGAAGCAGCGCCTCGGCGACGCGCAGAACTTCTACGAGCTGAGCTTCCGCAACGTGGGCGGTCTGGTGATGCCCATCGTGCTGCAAATGACCTACGCCGACAACACCCAGGAAATCCAGACCATCCCGGCCGAAATCTGGCGCCGAAACAACGCGGAAGTGACCAAGGTCATCGTGACCAAGAAGCCCGTCATCAGCTTCGTCATCGACCCCTTCCAGCAAACGGCCGACACGGATTTGAGCAACAACGCCTTCCCGCGCCAGCCGGCCGCCTCGCGCTTCGAGCTGTTCCAACAGCAGCAACAGCAGTCCCCGCCGAACCCCATGCAGCAGCAAACCAGCCGCACCAGCAGCCCCATGCAGAAGCTGGAGCAGAAGCCGGTAGGCAGCGGCCAGTAA
- a CDS encoding cytochrome b/b6 domain-containing protein, translated as MDTRIAPAVEAPTKDYRGTLRFWHWANALLISLQLMTILFQKVIVKSKSAVTELQSSGKDVSVPQARELAHIISERIWAWHIYFGWALVALWVFWLVLQLSGPSELRFSARLLGVLRRYRLAPPADKSKAGKILFAKTTYALFYLFLTIMVATGLILIFEDVSWLKGIHHLAEETHNVTMYLIIGFILIHVVGVVWAEMKEDHGLISRMVGGEEKK; from the coding sequence ATGGACACCCGCATTGCCCCCGCCGTCGAAGCACCCACCAAAGATTACCGCGGCACGCTGCGCTTCTGGCACTGGGCCAACGCCTTGCTCATCAGCCTGCAGTTGATGACGATTCTGTTCCAGAAGGTGATTGTCAAGTCCAAGTCGGCTGTCACGGAGCTGCAGTCATCAGGCAAAGACGTTTCGGTGCCGCAGGCGCGGGAGCTGGCGCACATCATCAGCGAGCGTATCTGGGCCTGGCACATCTACTTTGGCTGGGCCCTGGTGGCACTGTGGGTATTCTGGCTGGTGCTGCAGCTCTCGGGTCCGTCGGAGCTGCGTTTCTCGGCGCGGCTGCTGGGGGTCCTGCGCCGCTACCGCCTGGCCCCGCCTGCCGACAAAAGCAAGGCAGGCAAGATTCTGTTTGCCAAAACCACTTACGCCTTGTTCTACCTTTTCCTCACCATTATGGTGGCGACGGGCCTCATCCTGATTTTCGAGGACGTATCGTGGCTCAAGGGCATTCACCACCTGGCCGAGGAAACCCACAACGTGACGATGTACCTCATCATCGGCTTCATTCTGATTCACGTCGTGGGCGTGGTGTGGGCCGAAATGAAAGAGGACCACGGGCTCATTTCGCGCATGGTGGGCGGCGAGGAGAAGAAATAA
- a CDS encoding DUF5615 family PIN-like protein, whose protein sequence is MRLLLDENISWRLAAYLRPHCAVVLHVRDIHLDNSPDTSIWRYAKQHSYDVITKDEDFLRLVLAEGFPPRVVAVQNAQVPVAKLAEFLLVRLPQIETFLGEQTEFGFLQLRLP, encoded by the coding sequence ATGCGCCTGCTGCTGGATGAGAATATTTCCTGGCGTTTGGCGGCCTACCTGCGCCCGCATTGCGCAGTGGTGCTGCACGTTCGGGATATTCACCTCGATAACAGCCCCGATACCAGCATCTGGCGATACGCCAAGCAGCACAGCTACGATGTCATTACCAAAGACGAGGACTTCCTGCGGCTGGTACTGGCCGAAGGTTTTCCGCCCCGTGTGGTAGCCGTGCAAAATGCGCAGGTGCCGGTGGCCAAGCTGGCCGAGTTTCTGCTGGTGCGGCTGCCGCAAATAGAAACGTTTCTGGGTGAACAGACAGAGTTTGGCTTCTTGCAGCTTCGCCTGCCGTAA
- a CDS encoding Txe/YoeB family addiction module toxin, translated as MLVSFSQKAWAHYLYWQETDRDILHKINDLIKECTRTPHKGMGKPEALKNELRGFWSRRINHEHRLVYQVQGETLFIAACRFHYEK; from the coding sequence ATGCTGGTCAGCTTCTCCCAAAAAGCGTGGGCGCATTACCTGTACTGGCAGGAAACCGACCGCGACATTCTGCACAAAATCAACGACCTCATCAAAGAATGCACCCGCACGCCCCACAAAGGCATGGGCAAGCCGGAGGCGTTGAAAAATGAGTTACGCGGCTTCTGGTCGCGGCGCATCAATCACGAGCACCGCTTGGTGTATCAGGTGCAAGGCGAAACCCTGTTCATTGCCGCCTGCCGCTTCCACTACGAGAAGTAG
- a CDS encoding DUF433 domain-containing protein: protein MDTAAITAYIELNPQVRFGKPVVKGTRTTVAEVLEMLANDMSAADIQEEFPAIGPAQVRACLLYAAYKESVVLLAA, encoded by the coding sequence ATGGACACCGCCGCTATTACCGCCTACATTGAACTGAACCCGCAGGTGCGCTTCGGCAAGCCGGTGGTGAAGGGCACGCGCACGACCGTGGCCGAGGTGCTGGAAATGCTGGCCAACGACATGAGCGCGGCCGATATTCAGGAGGAATTTCCGGCCATTGGCCCGGCGCAGGTGCGCGCCTGCTTGCTCTATGCGGCTTATAAGGAAAGCGTGGTGCTGCTGGCGGCGTAG
- a CDS encoding HupE/UreJ family protein yields MSVFQTYLQLGFLHICTPRAADHLTFLLALCAPYVLNDWRRVLALVTSFTVGHSLTLALATLGVVAFKPAVIEALIPITIMTTALVNLRGAGRLITRRMPIFAAAPNALALGFGLIHGLGFSSYLKSLLGANSRPVEELFAFNIGVELGQVLIVSAILLLGALLLGSLRVARRDWLLTTSGAALGIATVLLLQQLWP; encoded by the coding sequence ATGTCCGTTTTTCAAACCTACCTGCAGCTCGGCTTCCTGCACATTTGCACGCCGCGGGCGGCCGACCACCTCACGTTCCTGCTGGCCCTGTGCGCGCCCTACGTGCTCAACGACTGGCGGCGGGTGCTGGCGTTGGTCACCAGCTTCACGGTGGGGCACTCGCTCACGCTGGCGCTGGCCACGCTGGGCGTGGTTGCGTTCAAGCCAGCCGTCATTGAGGCCCTGATTCCAATCACCATTATGACAACAGCGCTGGTGAATCTGCGCGGTGCGGGCCGGCTCATCACGCGGCGCATGCCCATATTTGCGGCCGCGCCCAATGCGCTGGCGCTGGGCTTTGGTCTGATTCACGGGCTTGGGTTTTCGTCTTATCTAAAGTCCTTGCTGGGGGCCAACAGCCGGCCGGTGGAGGAATTGTTTGCCTTCAATATAGGGGTGGAGCTAGGCCAGGTGCTAATAGTAAGCGCCATTCTGCTGCTGGGGGCGCTGCTGCTGGGCAGCCTGCGCGTGGCCCGGCGCGACTGGCTGCTCACCACCAGCGGCGCGGCCCTGGGCATTGCCACGGTGTTGCTGTTGCAGCAGTTGTGGCCGTGA
- a CDS encoding putative toxin-antitoxin system toxin component, PIN family — MRQVVIDTNCLLASLNRNSPFHRLYELFISEAFEWILSNEILTEYEEVLTQQYSAATAQRVTEILLNAPNISFQEAYYKWQLIEADPDDNKFADVAIAASADYLVTNDRHFEVLKQLEFPRVLVVSLQEFLSSF, encoded by the coding sequence ATGCGCCAAGTAGTTATCGACACCAATTGCCTGCTGGCTTCCCTCAACCGCAACAGCCCATTTCATCGCTTGTACGAGCTGTTCATCAGCGAAGCATTTGAATGGATACTCAGCAATGAAATCCTCACGGAGTATGAGGAGGTGCTCACCCAACAGTACTCCGCAGCCACCGCCCAGCGAGTAACCGAGATTCTGCTGAACGCTCCCAACATTTCGTTTCAGGAAGCTTACTACAAATGGCAGCTGATTGAAGCCGACCCCGACGACAACAAGTTTGCCGACGTCGCCATTGCCGCCAGTGCCGATTACCTGGTCACCAACGACCGCCACTTTGAGGTCCTCAAGCAACTGGAGTTTCCAAGGGTGCTCGTCGTCAGCTTGCAGGAGTTTCTGAGCAGCTTTTGA
- a CDS encoding Gfo/Idh/MocA family protein has translation MHSFDHATAASRREFIRTLSLGVGASLVGAAALARPAAKPLGVALVGLGKYSTGQLAPALQQTKLCRLAGIVTGTPAKAAQWKQQYNLPDANIYNYQTFDRIADNPAIDIVYVVLPVALHAEYVERAARAGKHVICEKPMATSAEDCRRMIAAMQKAGKKFSIGYRLHFEPHHQEMMRLGQTQSFGPITHLAADNGFRFNNDTPWRVSKQLAGGGPLMDMGIYCVQGVIYTKGQLPVSVTAKFAPKTNPTLFREVEEGMSWQMQFADGAVADCRTSYGENLSSRLRAEAANGWLELEPAFGYGGIAGRTRQGAMSLPNVPQQARQMDDFADCVLTNKPTRVPGEMGLRDVQLLSAIYRAAETGQKVSTKDVVAVLDKMNSR, from the coding sequence ATGCACTCCTTCGACCACGCCACTGCCGCTTCCCGCCGGGAATTTATTCGCACCTTGTCGTTGGGGGTGGGGGCCTCGCTGGTGGGAGCAGCGGCGCTGGCGCGGCCAGCTGCCAAGCCGTTGGGCGTGGCGCTGGTGGGCCTGGGTAAGTACAGCACCGGCCAGCTGGCGCCGGCGTTGCAGCAAACCAAGCTGTGCCGGTTGGCCGGCATCGTGACCGGCACACCCGCCAAGGCCGCGCAGTGGAAGCAGCAGTACAACTTGCCCGACGCCAACATCTACAACTACCAGACCTTCGACCGCATTGCCGACAACCCGGCCATTGACATCGTGTACGTGGTACTGCCGGTGGCCCTGCACGCCGAGTATGTGGAGCGGGCGGCGCGGGCGGGCAAGCACGTCATTTGCGAGAAGCCGATGGCCACGTCGGCCGAAGACTGCCGGCGCATGATTGCGGCCATGCAGAAGGCGGGCAAGAAATTCAGCATCGGCTACCGCCTGCACTTCGAGCCCCACCACCAGGAAATGATGCGTCTGGGCCAGACGCAGTCATTCGGCCCCATCACCCACTTGGCGGCCGACAACGGCTTTCGCTTCAACAACGACACCCCGTGGCGGGTGAGCAAGCAACTGGCCGGCGGCGGGCCCCTCATGGACATGGGCATCTACTGCGTGCAGGGCGTCATCTACACCAAGGGCCAATTGCCGGTATCGGTCACGGCCAAGTTTGCGCCCAAAACCAACCCCACGCTGTTCCGGGAAGTGGAGGAGGGGATGAGCTGGCAAATGCAGTTTGCCGACGGCGCCGTAGCCGACTGCCGCACCAGCTACGGCGAAAACCTGAGCAGCCGCCTGCGCGCCGAGGCCGCCAACGGCTGGCTGGAGCTGGAACCAGCGTTTGGCTACGGCGGCATTGCGGGCCGCACCCGGCAAGGCGCGATGAGCCTGCCCAACGTGCCCCAGCAAGCCCGCCAAATGGACGACTTTGCCGACTGCGTTCTCACCAACAAGCCTACCCGCGTGCCCGGTGAAATGGGCCTGCGCGACGTTCAACTCTTATCCGCCATCTACCGCGCCGCCGAAACCGGCCAGAAGGTGTCGACCAAAGACGTAGTGGCGGTGCTGGATAAGATGAACAGCCGTTAA
- the clpB gene encoding ATP-dependent chaperone ClpB: protein MDFKNFTIKAQEAVQKATEIAGGNQQQAVETGHLLKGLFQSDESVFSFLASKLGANLNILTPRLDALVAAYPKVSGGSPYFANEAAAAVQRANAAMKDMGDEFVSVEHLLLGILGGRDAVATLLKDTGFNEKDLKAAIKELRGGRKVTSPSAEDQYQSLNRYARNLNEQVRTGKMDPVIGRDEEIRRVLQILSRRTKNNPVLLGEPGVGKTAIVEGLAQRIVAGDVPENLRDKTIMSLDMGLLVAGAKYKGEFEERLKAVIKEVTDSDGQIVLFIDEMHTLIGAGGGGEGAMDAANLLKPALARGELHAIGATTLKEYQKYIEKDKALERRFQAVMVDEPSQEDAISIMRGIKEKYELHHGVRITDDAVIAAVELSSRYITDRFLPDKAIDLMDEAAAKLRIELNSMPVELDEVQRRIMQLEIEREAIRREDNKDRETVLSKELAELGEKRDSLKARWESEKGVLTGIQEQKEAIERFKVEAEQAERQGDYGRVAELRYGKIQEAEQKLKQLQDQANANKDGGSMLQEVVTSEDIAEVVAKWTGIPVSKMLQSDREKLLNLEAELGKRVAGQSEAIAAISDAVRRSRAGLQDPKRPIGSFIFLGTTGVGKTELAKALAEYLFNDENAMVRIDMSEYQERHATSRLIGAPPGYVGYDEGGQLTEAVRRKPYSVILLDEIEKAHPDVFNILLQVLDDGRLTDNKGRVANFKNTIIIMTSNTGADIIQKNFKELNDYNHDEVVDRTREEVVERLKQHMRPEFLNRIDEIVMFQPLKRKEIRRIVDIQFRQIQQRLAEAGISLEATDEVLDFLGEQGFDPQFGARPLKRVLQRVILNELSKDILSGRVHKDAVVEAVLEDGAVKFENVEMPAV, encoded by the coding sequence ATGGACTTTAAAAACTTCACCATCAAGGCGCAGGAGGCCGTGCAGAAGGCCACCGAAATCGCCGGGGGCAACCAGCAGCAGGCCGTCGAAACGGGCCACCTGCTGAAGGGCCTCTTCCAGAGCGACGAGAGCGTCTTCTCGTTTCTCGCCAGCAAGCTCGGGGCGAACCTCAACATCCTCACCCCGCGCCTCGACGCCCTCGTGGCCGCCTACCCCAAGGTGAGCGGCGGCTCGCCCTACTTCGCCAACGAGGCCGCCGCCGCCGTGCAGCGCGCCAACGCCGCCATGAAGGATATGGGCGACGAATTCGTGTCCGTTGAACACCTGCTGCTCGGCATCCTCGGCGGCCGCGACGCCGTGGCCACCCTGCTCAAAGACACCGGCTTCAACGAGAAAGACCTCAAAGCCGCCATCAAGGAGCTGCGCGGGGGCCGCAAAGTCACGAGCCCGAGCGCCGAAGACCAGTACCAGAGCCTGAACCGCTACGCCCGCAACCTCAACGAGCAGGTGCGCACCGGCAAGATGGACCCCGTGATTGGCCGCGACGAGGAAATCCGCCGCGTGCTGCAAATCCTCTCGCGCCGCACCAAAAACAACCCCGTGCTGCTCGGCGAGCCCGGCGTGGGCAAAACCGCCATCGTGGAGGGCCTGGCCCAGCGCATCGTGGCCGGCGACGTGCCCGAAAACCTGCGCGACAAAACCATCATGAGCCTCGACATGGGCCTGCTCGTGGCCGGGGCCAAGTACAAGGGCGAGTTTGAGGAGCGCCTCAAGGCCGTCATCAAAGAAGTGACCGACTCCGACGGCCAGATTGTGCTCTTCATCGACGAGATGCACACCCTCATCGGGGCCGGCGGCGGGGGCGAGGGCGCCATGGACGCCGCCAACCTGCTCAAGCCCGCCCTGGCGCGCGGCGAGCTGCACGCCATCGGGGCCACCACGCTCAAGGAATACCAGAAGTACATCGAGAAAGACAAGGCCCTGGAGCGCCGCTTCCAGGCCGTGATGGTCGACGAGCCCTCGCAGGAAGACGCCATCAGCATCATGCGCGGCATCAAGGAGAAGTACGAGCTGCACCACGGCGTGCGCATCACCGACGACGCCGTGATAGCGGCCGTTGAGCTGAGCTCGCGCTACATCACCGACCGGTTCCTGCCCGACAAGGCCATCGACCTCATGGACGAAGCCGCCGCCAAGCTCCGCATCGAGCTGAACTCCATGCCCGTGGAGCTCGACGAGGTGCAGCGCCGCATCATGCAGCTCGAAATTGAGCGCGAGGCCATCCGCCGCGAAGACAACAAGGACCGCGAAACTGTCCTGAGCAAAGAGCTGGCCGAGCTCGGCGAGAAGCGCGACAGCCTCAAAGCCCGCTGGGAAAGCGAGAAAGGCGTCCTCACCGGCATTCAGGAGCAGAAAGAAGCCATCGAGCGCTTCAAAGTGGAAGCCGAGCAGGCCGAACGCCAGGGCGACTACGGCCGCGTGGCCGAGCTGCGCTACGGCAAAATCCAGGAAGCCGAGCAGAAGCTGAAGCAGCTGCAGGACCAGGCCAACGCCAACAAAGACGGCGGCTCGATGCTGCAGGAAGTGGTAACCTCCGAGGACATTGCCGAAGTAGTAGCCAAGTGGACCGGCATCCCCGTCAGCAAAATGCTGCAGTCGGACCGCGAGAAGCTGCTCAACCTCGAAGCCGAGCTGGGCAAGCGCGTGGCCGGCCAGTCCGAAGCCATAGCGGCCATCTCCGACGCTGTGCGCCGCTCCCGCGCCGGCCTGCAAGACCCCAAGCGGCCCATCGGCTCGTTCATCTTCCTGGGTACCACCGGCGTTGGCAAAACCGAGCTGGCCAAGGCCCTGGCCGAGTACCTGTTCAACGACGAAAACGCCATGGTGCGCATCGACATGAGCGAGTACCAGGAGCGCCACGCCACCTCGCGCCTCATCGGCGCGCCTCCCGGCTACGTGGGCTACGACGAAGGCGGCCAGCTCACCGAGGCCGTGCGCCGCAAGCCCTACTCGGTCATCCTGCTCGACGAAATCGAGAAGGCCCACCCCGACGTGTTTAACATCCTGCTGCAAGTGCTCGACGATGGCCGCCTCACCGACAACAAAGGCCGGGTGGCGAACTTCAAGAACACCATCATCATCATGACCTCCAACACGGGTGCCGACATCATTCAGAAGAACTTCAAGGAGCTGAACGACTACAACCACGACGAAGTGGTGGACCGCACCCGCGAGGAAGTAGTGGAGCGCCTCAAGCAGCACATGCGCCCCGAGTTCCTGAACCGCATCGACGAAATCGTGATGTTCCAGCCCCTCAAGCGCAAGGAAATCCGCCGCATCGTCGATATCCAGTTCCGCCAAATCCAGCAGCGCCTGGCCGAAGCCGGCATCAGCCTCGAAGCCACCGACGAGGTGCTCGACTTCCTCGGCGAGCAGGGCTTCGACCCGCAGTTCGGCGCCCGTCCGCTCAAGCGCGTGCTACAGCGCGTGATTCTCAACGAGCTGAGCAAGGACATCCTCTCCGGCCGCGTGCACAAAGACGCCGTGGTGGAAGCGGTGTTGGAAGACGGCGCGGTGAAGTTCGAGAACGTGGAGATGCCGGCGGTATAA
- a CDS encoding pyridoxal phosphate-dependent aminotransferase codes for MLEVSKRGQAMPVSPFRKLLPYAEAARQQGKIVYPLNIGQPDVLTPPELLDAVRHADVKVLGYAPGAGTDSYRRKLETYYQRAGIPARFEHIMVTTAGSEAIHFAMLTCLNPGDEVIVAEPFYGTYTAFAIAAGVSIVAVTAHIEDGFALPPLADFEAVITERTRAILICNPSNPTGYVYRRDELEALLGLCKRHDLYLLSDEAYREYCYDGAQATSALSLAGGEKHVVMLDTISKRYSACGAHVGALVTRNPDVWQAAFHFGQMRICPPVLEMLAAEAAADLPASYFDGTRAEYQARRDLTVAALQAMPGVTCPVPGGAFYVVARLPVDDAEKFGQWLLEDFTLDNQTLMLSPANGFYHTPGLGRQEVRLAYVINRTDLAAALTCLAQALLQYPGRTASQPAGLAEAATAS; via the coding sequence ATGCTAGAGGTTTCCAAGCGCGGGCAGGCCATGCCCGTTTCGCCGTTTCGCAAGCTGTTGCCGTATGCCGAGGCCGCCCGCCAGCAGGGCAAGATTGTTTACCCCCTCAACATCGGCCAGCCCGACGTGCTGACGCCGCCCGAACTGCTGGACGCCGTGCGCCACGCCGACGTGAAGGTGCTGGGCTACGCGCCCGGCGCTGGCACCGACAGCTACCGCCGCAAGCTCGAAACCTACTACCAGCGCGCCGGCATTCCGGCCCGCTTCGAGCACATCATGGTGACCACCGCAGGCAGCGAGGCCATTCACTTCGCCATGCTCACTTGCCTGAATCCTGGCGATGAAGTCATTGTGGCCGAGCCTTTTTATGGCACCTACACAGCCTTCGCCATTGCGGCCGGGGTGAGTATCGTGGCCGTCACGGCCCACATTGAGGACGGTTTCGCCCTGCCGCCGCTGGCCGACTTTGAGGCCGTCATAACGGAGCGCACCCGCGCCATCCTCATCTGCAACCCCAGCAACCCCACGGGCTACGTGTACCGACGCGACGAGCTGGAAGCCCTGCTGGGCTTGTGCAAGCGGCACGACTTGTACCTGCTGTCCGACGAGGCTTACCGGGAGTATTGCTACGACGGCGCCCAGGCCACCAGCGCCCTGAGCCTGGCCGGTGGCGAAAAGCACGTGGTGATGCTCGACACCATCTCGAAGCGCTACAGCGCCTGCGGAGCCCACGTGGGCGCCCTCGTCACGCGCAACCCCGACGTGTGGCAGGCGGCCTTCCACTTCGGGCAGATGCGCATTTGCCCGCCGGTCCTCGAAATGCTGGCCGCCGAAGCCGCCGCCGACCTGCCCGCCTCCTACTTCGACGGCACCCGCGCCGAGTACCAGGCCCGGCGCGACCTCACCGTGGCCGCCCTGCAAGCCATGCCCGGCGTGACCTGCCCTGTGCCGGGCGGCGCCTTCTACGTAGTGGCCCGCCTGCCCGTGGATGATGCCGAGAAATTCGGCCAGTGGCTGTTGGAAGATTTCACGCTTGATAACCAGACCTTGATGCTCTCGCCCGCCAACGGCTTCTACCACACACCGGGCCTGGGCCGGCAGGAAGTGCGCCTGGCTTACGTCATCAACCGCACTGATTTGGCCGCCGCGCTCACCTGCCTGGCGCAGGCCTTGCTGCAATACCCCGGCCGCACAGCATCACAACCGGCGGGCCTTGCAGAAGCGGCCACCGCTTCTTGA
- a CDS encoding type II toxin-antitoxin system VapC family toxin, with amino-acid sequence MRYLLDTNALLVGGLAFETLKPSYQRILTDPATELTLSSASIWEMAIKVRLGKLDLQGVTLDDLAGEFRRRVKIRLLPIKQSQLLRIATLPKIKDHGDPFDLLIIAQALT; translated from the coding sequence ATGAGGTATTTGCTGGATACCAATGCGCTATTGGTGGGCGGTTTGGCCTTTGAAACGCTGAAACCCAGTTACCAGCGTATCCTAACCGACCCGGCTACGGAATTGACGCTCAGTTCGGCCAGCATTTGGGAAATGGCAATTAAGGTTCGGCTGGGGAAACTGGACTTGCAAGGCGTCACGTTGGACGACTTGGCGGGCGAGTTCCGCCGGCGGGTGAAAATACGCTTGCTTCCCATCAAGCAAAGCCAACTGTTGCGTATTGCCACGCTGCCCAAAATCAAGGACCATGGCGACCCATTCGACTTGCTCATCATTGCGCAGGCGCTGACCTAA